From a single Nicotiana tabacum cultivar K326 chromosome 8, ASM71507v2, whole genome shotgun sequence genomic region:
- the LOC107806376 gene encoding uncharacterized protein LOC107806376, producing the protein MIESSRLKFIRTHQKQLRVDSYKVLADAILHGDIDPSSQDIDRIISVEIPDKVDDPNYYNATKNLMMHGTCGSARKSSPCMLNGRSTKHFPKKFVEATTVDEEGYPVYRRRDNGRTIIKNSIDLDNKYVVPHNCFLLIKYGAHINVEWCNQTRSIKYLFKYVNKAHDRATAAFSQGTHDNGSSIVDEINMYYDCRYISPCEAAWRIFKFPIHHREPSVERLSFHLSNEQNVIFSDDDPIDNVANGPTRRKSEFSIGRIFFVTPGSGEIYYLRLLLNVIKGPTSYEQLRRINNHDYLTFRDACYALWLLDDDKEYVDAIKEAKLIDDELKNRCLKKLDRILKSCGKSFNDFPTMSRPYYNEEEFDGANRLINEELRYNRRSLTQEHEQLVMKLTVKQKSVYDKIISAVNEDKGGLFFLYGHGGTGKTFIWKTLSSGVRSKGDIVINVALSGIASLLLPGGRTAHSRFVIPLNPTEESTCNIKQGSPLAKLIVKAKLIIWDEAPMMHKYCFEALDQTLRDILRFKDPSNLDLPFEGKTIVLEVLKLTTNMRLQENRSGADLDDLKQFSDWILAIGDGKIGCSIGGIKKVEIPDDLLIHNCDDPISGIVESTYSDFLRYFIDIIPSRKSNSCVNSSDGGIGIPNHSITLKVGVPVMLLRNIDQSSGLCNGTRLIITRFGNRVIEAKVLSGKIVGDKVFIPRMTLTPSDARIPFKFQRRECPEECIEVVSSMIFVAARFADVSELRQPRSVCTDRFGNSLECYVSKEVLTYLFTVIIFVLKLTTATLLFSSSFKKHNKFSFMTVCSKLKSEATKEMKLQLMQDIASDSGKERNSKALEQKLYNPLVSEQVLFDLWSNLLNVA; encoded by the exons ATGATAGAATCTTCTCGGTTGAAGTTTATCAGGACTCATCAAAAGCAATTAAGAGTTGATTCTTATAAAGTCCTAGCAGATGCTATTTTACATGGTGACATCGATCCTTCATCCCAAG ATATTGATAGAATAATTTCGGTAGAAATACCAGATAAAGTGGATGATCCTAATTATTACAATGCCACTAAAAATTTAATGATGCATGGCACATGTGGTTCTGCTAGGAAATCTTCTCCTTGCATGCTGAATGGTAGATCTACAAAGCACTTTCCTAAAAAGTTTGTTGAGGCAACAACGGTGGATGAAGAAGGGTATCCTGTTTATAGAAGAAGGGATAATGGTagaacaattataaaaaatagtattgATTTGGATAACAAGTATGTAGTGCCACACAATTgctttttattaataaaatatggCGCTCATATCAATGTTGAGTGGTGCAATCAAACAAGATccattaaatatttatttaagtaTGTCAATAAAGCTCATGATCGTGCAACTGCTGCTTTTTCTCAAGGTACTCATGACAATGGTTCATCAATCGTTGATGAAATCAACATGTATTATGATTGTCGCTACATATCCCCATGTGAAGCTGCTTGGAGAATATTTAAGTTTCCTATTCACCATAGAGAACCATCAGTGGAAAGACTATCATTCCATCTTTCAAATGAACAAAATGTCATTTTCTCTGATGATGATCCAATTGATAATGTTGCCAATGGACCAACT aggagaaaatctGAATTTTCTATTGGGAGGATTTTCTTTGTTACTCCTGGAAGTGGAGAGATATATTATCttagattgttgttgaatgtAATCAAAGGTCCAACTTCATATGAACAACTTAGAAGAATTAACAATCATGACTATCTTACTTTTAGAGATGCATGTTATGCACTTTGGTTGTTGGATGACGACAAAGAGTATGTCGATGCTATAAAGGAAGCAA AGTTAATAGATGATGAATTGAAAAATCGTTGCTTGAAAAAGCTGGACAGGATTTTAAAAAGTTGTGGAAAAAGCTTTAACGATTTTCCGACAATGTCAAGACCATATTACAATgaggaagaatttgatggtgCTAACAGACTAATTAATGAGGAATTGCGCTATAATAGGCGCTCTTTGACACAAGAGCATGAACAATTAGTAATGAAATTAACAGTCAAGCAGAAGTCTGTTTATGATAAAATCATATCTGCAGTGAATGAAGACAAAGGAGGGTTATTCTTTTTATATGGTCATGGAGGAACTGGCAAAACTTTTATCTGGAAAACATTGTCTTCTGGCGTACGATCTAAAGGCGATATAGTGATAAATGTTGCTTTAAGTGGTATTGCTTCTCTTTTGTTACCAGGAGGTCGAACTGCACATTCAAGATTTGTGATCCCTCTAAATCCAACTGAAGAGTCAACATGCAATATAAAACAAGGTAGTCCTTTAGCAAAGTTGATTGTGAAGGCAAAATTGATCATTTGGGATGAGGCACCAATGATGCATAAATACTGTTTTGAAGCTCTTGATCAAACTCTTAGAGATATTCTAAGATTTAAAGATCCGTCAAATTTAGATCTGCCATTTGAAGGTAAAACAATTGTTCTTGAG GTTTTAAAGCTGACAACAAATATGAGATTGCAAGAAAATAGATCTGGTGCAGATTTggatgatttaaaacaattttctGATTGGATTTTGGCAATAGGTGATGGAAAGATTGGATGTTCCATTGGTGGCATTAAGAAAGTAGAAATACCCGACGATCTTCTCATACATAATTGTGATGATCCAATATCTGGAATTGTAGAAAGTACATATTCTGATTTCTTGAGATATTTCATAGATATAATACCTTCAAGAAAGAGCAATTCTTGCGTCAACTCTTCAGATGGTGGAATTG GTATTCCAAATCACTCTATCACTTTGAAGGTAGGTGTTCCTGTGATGTTGTTAAGAAATATAGATCAATCATCAGGATTGTGTAATGGTACAAGATTGATCATCACAAGATTTGGAAATCGGGTAATTGAAGCCAAAGTATTATCAGGAAAAATAGTTGGAGACAAAGTTTTTATACCAAGAATGACACTTACTCCATCTGATGCAAGAATTCCTTTTAAGTTCCAAAGAAG GGAATGTCCTGAGGAGTGCATAGAAGTTGTATCATCTATGATTTTTGTAGCAGCAAGATTTGCCGACGTGTCAGAATTACGCCAACCAAGAAGTGTATGTACTGACAGATTTGGAAATTCCCTTGAATGTTATGTTAGTAAAGAGGTACTGACTTATCTTTTCACTGTCATAATATTTGTGCTTAAACTTACAACTGCAACTTTACTTTTTTCCTCTAGCTTTAAAAAACATAACAAATTTTCTTTCATGACAGTTTGTTCAAAACTTAAATCAGAAGCTACAAAGGAGATGAAGCTTCAGTTGATGCAAGACATAGCATCAGATTCTGGTAAAGAACGTAATTCCAAGGCTTTAGAGCAGAAGCTTTATAATCCACTTGTATCAGAACAA GTCCTTTTTGATTTGTGGAGTAATCTGTTGAATGTTGCTTAA